From the Bacteroidota bacterium genome, one window contains:
- a CDS encoding aminopeptidase P family protein, which yields MFPTSTYIERRTQLCKAIGSGQILLLGNQELGMNYASNTYHFRQDSTFLYYTGLDRPGLAAIIDASTGETTVFGEELTMDDIVWTGAMPTIAEMAAKAGIEHAKPSGALAPLLDKSAHFLPPYRHDNLIKISELLSLAISAVKVCASTDLVKAVIAQRSIKTAEEVSEIELAVRITNDIHVAAMLAARPGAREADVHAAVQEVIHRNNTLASFPAIISTDGQILHNHAHHNTLKSGRLLLVDFGAEAPDSHYAGDMTRTFPVDARFTERQKAVYQTVLDSQMAAIGMLRPGLPYKEAHLGAARVVAEGMKSLGLMKGDLDAAVAAGAHALFFPHGLGHMMGLDVHDMEDLGENFVGYGDGFERSAQFGLAFLRMARPLRPGFVVTVEPGIYFIPQLIDQWRSQGLHKDFINYDEVEKFKDFGGIRIEDDYLITEDGARILGGNVPKTIEDVEALRQVALS from the coding sequence ATGTTCCCAACCTCTACTTATATCGAACGCCGCACGCAGTTGTGCAAGGCCATTGGCAGCGGCCAAATATTGTTGCTCGGCAATCAGGAACTCGGCATGAACTATGCCTCCAATACCTACCATTTCCGCCAAGACAGTACCTTTTTATATTATACCGGCCTCGATCGTCCGGGTTTGGCAGCGATCATCGATGCTTCAACCGGCGAAACAACCGTCTTTGGTGAGGAGCTTACCATGGATGATATCGTTTGGACCGGTGCGATGCCTACCATCGCCGAAATGGCTGCAAAAGCGGGCATCGAACATGCAAAGCCGAGTGGTGCATTGGCACCCCTGCTTGACAAGTCCGCGCATTTCCTGCCCCCCTACCGGCACGACAACCTCATCAAAATCAGCGAATTACTTTCGCTTGCCATTTCGGCTGTGAAGGTTTGCGCCTCGACAGACTTGGTAAAGGCCGTGATCGCGCAACGCAGCATCAAAACCGCCGAGGAAGTCTCCGAAATCGAATTGGCAGTGCGAATCACCAACGATATTCATGTGGCAGCGATGCTTGCAGCGCGTCCTGGCGCGCGTGAGGCCGACGTGCATGCCGCAGTACAAGAGGTGATTCACCGCAACAATACTTTGGCTTCGTTTCCGGCGATCATCAGCACCGATGGTCAGATTTTGCACAACCATGCCCACCACAACACCCTGAAAAGCGGTCGGTTATTGCTGGTCGATTTCGGTGCCGAGGCACCCGATTCGCACTATGCGGGCGACATGACGCGCACTTTTCCGGTCGATGCAAGATTTACCGAACGCCAAAAGGCTGTCTATCAAACCGTTTTGGACAGCCAAATGGCTGCCATCGGGATGTTGCGGCCCGGTTTGCCCTACAAGGAGGCGCACTTGGGCGCAGCGCGCGTGGTCGCCGAAGGCATGAAATCCCTTGGATTGATGAAAGGGGACCTCGATGCCGCCGTGGCTGCGGGTGCCCACGCCCTGTTTTTTCCCCATGGCCTTGGCCACATGATGGGCCTCGACGTGCATGACATGGAGGATCTCGGCGAAAATTTTGTTGGCTATGGCGATGGTTTTGAACGCAGTGCGCAGTTTGGCTTGGCTTTCCTTCGAATGGCAAGGCCGTTGCGGCCAGGATTTGTGGTCACCGTCGAACCTGGAATCTATTTCATCCCGCAGTTGATCGATCAATGGCGCTCTCAGGGCCTGCACAAGGATTTCATCAACTATGACGAGGTTGAAAAATTCAAGGATTTTGGAGGCATCCGCATCGAGGATGACTACCTCATCACGGAGGATGGCGCCCGCATTTTGGGTGGAAATGTGCCCAAGACGATAGAAGATGTCGAGGCTTTGCGTCAAGTCGCCCTCTCTTGA